In Gammaproteobacteria bacterium, one genomic interval encodes:
- a CDS encoding TonB-dependent receptor encodes MLLLAAALLASPSRAERVCDGWHAELVAVEGTVEMQTTAGWQPLESGATVCMGDSLRVKGYSRAAIRLPDKTVLRLDEHTSLTFSQPQDDTGSWLDVIKGVIHVISRDPRALRFNTPYANAGLEGTEFVIEVAEGETDVTVLEGEVLLSNSQGSIGVPSGQRGTARRAQAPRSEPIPDATEAIRWTPYYVPILGNRLPGAEQTPTGSEAQSAAFYTLRAARRLSVGDVAEAREDLERARAIDPEYADAFALESMIALGEADVERAAELAARATAAAPTRPAGWLARSYVEEANYELLDARASAEHAVDLAPEHAFGWARVAEMRLATGDQAGARQAAERGLALDRSLGHAEAVLGFAELAGGSSAEAEAHFREAARLDSAAPLPRLGLGLVLVRQGELEAGREQMEIAVILDPTDALSRSYMAKIYDVERRRTLSASQLQLAKELGSRDPTAWYYDALRKQSENRPVEAFHDLQAAIDLNDQLGVYRSRLVVDEDLAARSAGIGRLHRALGFEQLALLEGWRSVTEDPADYSGHRLLADVYSYLPRHEIARVNELFQSQLLQPLNLTPVRPQLAEANLFVLDTLGPSALAFTEFRPPIRENGLSYQISGTGAGNGTKGADVAIAGLHDRVSYSVGRFDFETDGFRPNNDFDQRVTNALVQFRPAPETSIFTELRSTEIEKGDLELLFDPESFDEEQRVFENVDSVRIGSRHRLSERQVLLGALIHEKVSGTLDLQADRSAAIEREGYSVDVRHFLRLDRWQLTGGLALSEQTETATTVFGGQGGGAGTLERDLEQFGAYVYGNVPIGERLTATVGVSIDHVAGQLVDRTKLNPKLGLVWQVSPDTAVRLAAFRTLQGPFVSRDNIRPTLEQTHVAGFNQQFFGLEGEEAWRYGAAVDHRFSPRLYGGIEASRRTLSSPGLIVLDPDTTRLEYFGTEEALRRAYLYWTPSETISAGASYQYEQFDYDVVLSAGAKKVSTHRLPFEVHYFHPSGFTAGITTTFVDQSGDFSAVASGPGVETEHGEDSFWVADLSLGYRLPSRRGQISLNVYNAFDEEFRFQDTDPENPRILPERMVLMRFTLSY; translated from the coding sequence TTGCTGCTTCTCGCCGCGGCTCTCCTTGCGTCTCCCAGCCGTGCGGAACGGGTTTGCGACGGATGGCATGCCGAGCTCGTCGCCGTCGAAGGGACCGTCGAGATGCAGACGACGGCCGGCTGGCAGCCGCTCGAGAGCGGCGCCACCGTCTGCATGGGCGACTCGTTGCGCGTGAAGGGCTACAGCCGCGCCGCGATCCGTCTTCCGGACAAGACCGTGCTTCGGCTCGACGAGCATACGAGCCTGACGTTTTCCCAGCCGCAGGACGACACCGGCTCCTGGCTCGACGTGATCAAGGGCGTCATCCACGTCATCAGCCGCGATCCGCGCGCGCTGCGCTTCAACACACCGTACGCGAACGCAGGTCTAGAAGGTACCGAGTTCGTGATCGAGGTCGCCGAGGGAGAAACCGACGTCACGGTGCTCGAAGGCGAGGTCCTGCTCAGCAACTCGCAGGGGTCGATCGGCGTTCCGAGCGGACAACGAGGCACCGCGCGCCGCGCCCAGGCCCCCCGGTCCGAGCCGATACCGGACGCGACCGAGGCGATTCGCTGGACGCCGTATTACGTGCCGATTCTCGGCAACCGCCTGCCCGGCGCCGAGCAGACGCCGACCGGCAGCGAAGCGCAAAGCGCGGCGTTCTACACGCTGCGCGCCGCACGCCGACTCTCGGTGGGCGACGTGGCCGAAGCGCGCGAGGACCTCGAGCGCGCGCGTGCGATCGATCCGGAGTACGCCGACGCGTTCGCTCTGGAGTCGATGATCGCCCTCGGCGAGGCCGACGTCGAGCGGGCCGCAGAGCTCGCGGCGCGGGCCACGGCGGCCGCGCCGACCCGGCCGGCCGGATGGCTCGCGCGCTCCTATGTCGAGGAGGCGAACTACGAGCTTCTCGACGCGCGCGCGAGCGCGGAGCACGCCGTCGACCTCGCTCCGGAGCATGCTTTCGGCTGGGCTCGAGTGGCCGAGATGCGGCTCGCGACCGGCGATCAGGCGGGTGCCCGGCAAGCCGCCGAGCGCGGCCTCGCGCTCGACCGAAGCCTCGGTCACGCCGAGGCCGTGCTCGGCTTCGCCGAGCTCGCCGGGGGCAGCAGCGCGGAGGCCGAGGCGCATTTCCGTGAGGCTGCGAGGCTCGACAGCGCCGCGCCCCTGCCGCGTCTCGGCCTCGGCCTCGTCCTCGTGCGGCAAGGGGAGCTCGAGGCCGGCCGCGAGCAAATGGAGATCGCGGTCATCCTCGATCCGACCGACGCTCTCTCCCGCAGCTACATGGCGAAGATTTACGACGTGGAGCGCCGCCGCACGCTGAGCGCGTCACAGCTGCAGCTCGCGAAGGAGCTCGGAAGCCGCGACCCGACCGCCTGGTACTACGACGCGCTTCGCAAGCAGAGCGAGAATCGCCCCGTCGAAGCCTTCCACGACCTGCAGGCGGCGATCGATCTCAACGACCAGCTCGGCGTCTACCGATCGCGCCTCGTCGTGGACGAGGATCTCGCCGCGCGCAGCGCCGGCATCGGACGGTTGCACCGCGCGCTCGGCTTCGAGCAGCTCGCGTTGCTCGAGGGTTGGCGATCGGTGACCGAGGATCCCGCTGACTACTCGGGCCATCGGCTCCTCGCCGACGTCTACTCCTATCTCCCGAGACACGAGATCGCGCGCGTCAACGAGCTGTTTCAATCCCAGCTGTTGCAGCCTCTGAACCTCACGCCCGTCCGGCCGCAGCTCGCCGAGGCCAATCTCTTCGTGCTCGACACGCTCGGCCCGAGCGCGTTGGCCTTCACCGAGTTCCGGCCCCCGATTCGAGAAAACGGTCTCTCCTATCAAATCTCGGGAACCGGGGCCGGGAACGGGACGAAGGGTGCGGACGTCGCGATCGCCGGGCTGCACGATCGCGTCTCGTACAGCGTGGGCAGGTTCGATTTCGAAACGGACGGCTTTCGGCCGAACAACGATTTCGATCAGCGCGTGACGAACGCCCTCGTCCAATTCCGGCCGGCGCCGGAGACCAGCATCTTCACGGAGCTTCGATCCACCGAGATCGAGAAGGGCGACCTCGAGCTGCTGTTCGATCCGGAGTCGTTCGACGAAGAGCAGAGAGTATTCGAGAACGTCGATTCGGTGCGAATCGGCAGCCGACACCGGCTTTCGGAGCGCCAGGTGCTGCTCGGGGCGCTCATCCATGAAAAGGTATCGGGGACGCTGGATCTCCAGGCGGATCGCTCCGCCGCGATCGAAAGGGAGGGCTATTCGGTCGACGTCCGGCACTTCCTCCGGCTGGACCGCTGGCAGCTCACGGGCGGCCTCGCGTTATCCGAGCAGACCGAGACCGCGACCACGGTTTTCGGCGGCCAAGGCGGCGGCGCCGGGACCCTCGAGCGCGATCTCGAGCAATTCGGGGCGTACGTTTATGGAAACGTGCCGATCGGAGAGCGTCTGACCGCGACGGTTGGCGTCTCGATCGATCACGTGGCCGGGCAGCTCGTCGATCGAACCAAGTTGAACCCCAAGCTGGGGCTGGTTTGGCAAGTGTCGCCGGACACGGCCGTAAGGCTCGCGGCGTTCAGGACGCTGCAAGGTCCGTTCGTCTCCAGGGACAACATTCGGCCGACCCTCGAGCAGACGCACGTGGCGGGATTCAATCAGCAATTCTTCGGCCTCGAAGGCGAGGAGGCCTGGCGGTACGGCGCGGCCGTCGATCACCGCTTCTCCCCTCGCCTCTACGGGGGCATCGAGGCTTCGAGGCGAACCTTGAGCAGCCCCGGGTTGATCGTGTTGGATCCCGACACGACGAGATTGGAGTATTTCGGCACCGAAGAAGCGCTGCGGCGCGCGTATTTGTACTGGACTCCATCGGAGACGATCAGCGCGGGTGCCTCGTATCAGTACGAGCAATTCGACTACGACGTCGTGCTCTCCGCCGGTGCGAAAAAGGTGAGCACGCACCGCCTTCCATTCGAGGTCCACTATTTCCACCCCTCCGGATTCACGGCCGGAATCACGACCACGTTCGTCGATCAGTCCGGCGACTTCAGCGCCGTCGCTTCCGGCCCCGGCGTCGAAACCGAGCACGGCGAAGACAGCTTCTGGGTCGCCGATCTGTCGCTCGGCTATCGGTTGCCGTCGCGCCGGGGCCAGATCTCGTTAAATGTCTACAATGCCTTCGACGAGGAATTCCGCTTTCAGGATACCGATCCCGAAAATCCGCGCATTCTCCCGGAGCGGATGGTGCTGATGCGGTTTACGCTATCCTATTGA
- a CDS encoding Crp/Fnr family transcriptional regulator → MHTGSTSKRSESLTAAAVLQRNYMFRGLPDRTLDRLAALASRKVYQKGAVIFSQGDEGDALYGVASGRVRISASGAGGREVFLNIMEPGDTFGEIAVMDGLPRTAGATALERTTLVVLKRVDFLSLLERDPQLAIHLLKLLCERLRWTSELVEESAFLSGPARLAKRLLTLAQLHGRPAGGESKDALEMRISQADLAHFLGISRQIVNQHLGEWAKAGWVALGRGRIVIANPAALRELSKTPSKEL, encoded by the coding sequence ATGCACACGGGCTCGACTTCGAAACGGTCCGAATCGCTGACTGCGGCCGCCGTGCTGCAACGGAACTACATGTTCCGCGGGCTCCCCGACCGCACGCTCGATCGGCTCGCCGCGCTTGCGAGCCGCAAGGTGTATCAGAAGGGAGCGGTCATTTTCTCGCAGGGCGACGAAGGCGACGCGCTCTACGGCGTCGCCTCCGGGCGCGTTCGAATCAGCGCGAGCGGCGCCGGCGGGCGAGAGGTGTTCCTGAACATCATGGAGCCCGGAGACACGTTCGGCGAGATCGCCGTCATGGACGGGCTGCCGCGCACCGCCGGAGCCACGGCATTGGAGCGCACTACGCTCGTCGTGCTGAAGCGCGTGGACTTTCTCAGCCTGCTCGAGCGCGACCCGCAGCTCGCGATTCATCTGCTGAAGCTGCTGTGCGAGCGGCTGCGATGGACGAGCGAGCTCGTGGAAGAGTCGGCGTTTCTCAGCGGCCCCGCGCGGCTCGCGAAACGATTGCTGACCCTCGCCCAGCTGCACGGCCGACCGGCCGGCGGCGAGTCGAAGGATGCGCTCGAGATGCGCATCTCGCAGGCCGATCTCGCGCACTTCCTCGGCATCTCGCGGCAGATCGTGAACCAGCACCTCGGCGAATGGGCCAAGGCCGGCTGGGTGGCCCTCGGCCGCGGCAGGATCGTCATCGCGAATCCTGCCGCGCTGAGGGAGCTCAGCAAGACGCCGAGCAAAGAGCTTTGA
- a CDS encoding lipid kinase, translated as MTGAAYGTVLAGRGFVKPVSTNAGVRSAAAEAGRDGPSSGASVTPSRLVVVVNRKARAGGADLGPVLESLADRLGPAEVLEVDDPAELAAKLEQACGDAVQRVVVAGGDGTINSVLPVLLRIGKPLGIIPLGTANDLARTLGIPVDPAAAAAVILQDRKRRIDVGVVNGKHFVNAAGIGFSTGLHRELTPRIKGVLGPLAYAIGVLRRWRRHEPFSVLVRTETSTLRRRVIQVTVANGRYYGGGMTAHEGARIDDGSFDVVMILARPWWQHLSSAIRLKRGVYANEGTIAAERASAFELSTRSPRTVATDGEPRTRTPASFRVLPRALEVYVPDDAP; from the coding sequence ATGACCGGCGCCGCGTACGGCACGGTTCTTGCTGGACGCGGATTCGTGAAGCCTGTCTCGACGAACGCCGGAGTGCGCAGCGCGGCCGCCGAAGCCGGCCGTGACGGCCCATCGAGCGGCGCGTCGGTCACGCCTTCGCGGCTCGTCGTCGTCGTGAACCGAAAGGCGCGAGCCGGCGGCGCGGATCTCGGACCGGTCCTCGAGTCGCTCGCCGACAGGCTCGGGCCGGCCGAGGTGCTCGAAGTAGACGACCCGGCCGAGCTGGCCGCGAAGCTCGAGCAGGCCTGCGGCGACGCCGTCCAACGGGTGGTCGTCGCCGGCGGCGACGGCACGATCAACTCGGTGCTCCCGGTGCTGCTTCGCATCGGGAAGCCGCTCGGCATCATTCCGCTCGGCACGGCCAACGATCTCGCGCGGACGCTCGGCATCCCGGTCGATCCCGCCGCGGCGGCCGCCGTGATCCTGCAAGACAGGAAGCGGCGCATCGACGTCGGAGTCGTTAACGGCAAGCACTTCGTGAACGCCGCGGGCATCGGCTTCAGCACGGGGCTGCATCGCGAGCTCACGCCGAGAATCAAAGGCGTGCTCGGCCCCCTCGCCTACGCGATCGGCGTGCTCCGGCGCTGGCGGCGCCACGAGCCGTTCTCGGTCCTAGTGCGGACCGAAACCTCGACGCTGCGCCGCCGCGTCATCCAGGTGACGGTGGCGAACGGGCGCTACTACGGCGGCGGCATGACCGCCCACGAGGGCGCGCGTATCGACGACGGCAGCTTCGACGTCGTGATGATTCTGGCGCGCCCGTGGTGGCAGCATCTTTCGAGCGCGATCCGGCTGAAGCGGGGCGTGTACGCGAACGAGGGAACGATCGCGGCCGAGCGGGCGTCGGCGTTCGAGCTGTCGACGCGCTCACCGAGGACGGTCGCCACCGACGGCGAGCCGCGCACGCGCACGCCGGCGTCGTTTCGCGTCCTGCCCCGCGCGCTCGAGGTCTACGTACCCGATGACGCTCCTTAA
- the arfB gene encoding alternative ribosome rescue aminoacyl-tRNA hydrolase ArfB, with translation MPPLRVTQEIVIPDEELELSAIRAQGAGGQNVNKVSSAAHLRFDVAASRALPDECKRRVLALRDRRITTDGVVVIKAQQHRTFERNKAVALERLRTLLERGLSVPKPRKPTKPSAAAVRKRLEDKARQGELKRRRRRIDDE, from the coding sequence CTGCCGCCCCTCCGCGTCACGCAAGAGATCGTGATCCCGGACGAGGAGCTCGAGCTCTCTGCAATTCGGGCGCAAGGCGCGGGCGGGCAAAACGTCAACAAGGTCTCGAGCGCCGCACATCTTCGCTTCGACGTCGCTGCTTCCCGTGCGCTGCCTGACGAGTGCAAACGGCGCGTCCTGGCCTTGCGCGACCGGCGAATCACGACCGACGGCGTCGTCGTGATCAAGGCGCAGCAGCATCGCACGTTCGAGCGCAACAAGGCGGTCGCGCTCGAGCGGCTGCGGACCCTCCTCGAGCGCGGCTTGAGCGTGCCGAAGCCGCGCAAGCCGACGAAACCGAGCGCGGCCGCGGTCCGCAAACGGCTCGAGGACAAGGCCCGGCAGGGCGAGCTGAAAAGGCGCCGCAGGCGAATAGACGACGAATGA
- a CDS encoding MarR family transcriptional regulator has product MELPAGMTPERLSTLSVIDRTGPISVTALADREMVRPATMSRMVSALVDEGLVRRREDKADGRGVLVSVTPKGRRVYRRAQQQRLEQLAEALNGLTPEQLTAMRELASVLERLTALLDSAAPG; this is encoded by the coding sequence ATGGAACTGCCCGCCGGCATGACGCCCGAGCGGCTCAGTACTCTCTCGGTCATAGACAGAACGGGCCCGATCTCGGTCACGGCGCTGGCCGACAGGGAAATGGTGCGTCCAGCCACAATGTCCCGGATGGTCTCGGCGCTCGTCGACGAAGGGCTCGTGCGGCGGCGCGAGGACAAAGCCGACGGCCGGGGCGTGCTCGTGAGCGTCACGCCGAAGGGTCGCCGTGTCTATCGGCGAGCCCAGCAGCAGCGTTTGGAGCAGCTGGCGGAAGCGCTGAACGGGCTCACGCCCGAGCAGTTGACCGCGATGCGGGAGCTGGCGAGCGTCCTCGAGCGGCTCACGGCCCTGCTCGACAGCGCAGCTCCAGGCTGA
- a CDS encoding CHASE2 domain-containing protein has translation MTGTRRSVALVAGAATAVFGVLVSMMPFVLELEEAFGLRWLFTARGPLKQPDEVAVVSLSGDSADAFGLTSDIDEWPRSLHGKLIERLAKAGAAVIVFDIIFDLQSRPEEDRRLADAISKAGNVILLERVRSERIELPAGQGGAIIERRVGPIESLRKAALTTAPFTLPVVPIRVSQFWTFGRGAGDTATLPAVALHAYASSAHDELLELLVSARPQLASRLASIDSNAIDDVGLAEVMRRIRGIFRLDPLLGGDLRALIQEGEGSAGKDHALLLRALVGLYAGRDSRYLNFYGPARTIRTVAYHDAVLGTDTEKLREAVEGRVVFVGFSETRQPEQQDAFISVFSQRSGQNLSGVEIGATAFANLLHGEAIRPLPLPAHWLAVACWGIVVGALCVALRSVSALAAAVVIGALYAAAAHYLFRSQDLWVPLAVPLGVQLPAALLAGLLLNYRLLRQQRERIQSALGYYVPARVVDRLAHETIRPRADRELVFGTCLVTDAEQYTTLSEALHPAELGELMDAYYEVLVKAVDRHGGVVSDIGGDSMVAVWPASQSVGTTHADACTAAMEMLQAVDAFNRSRVRRELPTRIGLDSGQLLLGSIGSSGRGEFRAVGDIVNTAARLQGLNRLLGTRILLSATTADETADLVLRPLGDFLLLGKRSPVSVLELQAAAGGAEPRLAELNEAFAAALKCFREGRWAEAESAFRAILERFPGDGPSRFLLEQCRALRVRYPDGPWDGVVTVSVK, from the coding sequence ATGACCGGTACGCGGCGGTCCGTCGCCCTCGTCGCCGGGGCGGCCACTGCGGTATTCGGCGTCCTCGTCAGCATGATGCCGTTCGTCCTGGAGCTCGAGGAAGCCTTCGGGCTCAGATGGCTGTTCACGGCCCGCGGGCCTCTGAAGCAGCCTGACGAGGTCGCGGTCGTCAGCTTGTCGGGCGATTCCGCGGACGCCTTCGGGTTGACGAGCGACATCGACGAGTGGCCCCGCTCGCTTCACGGCAAGCTCATCGAGCGGCTCGCGAAGGCCGGCGCCGCCGTCATCGTCTTCGACATCATCTTCGACTTGCAGAGCCGGCCGGAGGAGGATCGGCGCCTCGCGGATGCGATCTCGAAGGCCGGCAACGTGATCTTGCTCGAACGCGTTCGAAGCGAACGCATCGAACTCCCGGCGGGGCAAGGAGGTGCGATCATCGAACGCCGTGTCGGCCCGATCGAGTCGCTGCGGAAGGCGGCGTTGACCACCGCGCCGTTCACGCTCCCGGTCGTGCCGATCCGCGTCAGCCAATTCTGGACGTTCGGCCGCGGAGCGGGCGATACGGCAACCTTGCCGGCGGTGGCGCTGCATGCGTACGCATCGAGCGCTCACGACGAGCTCCTCGAGCTGCTCGTCTCCGCGCGCCCGCAACTCGCGTCTCGCCTCGCTTCCATCGATTCGAACGCGATCGACGACGTGGGACTCGCGGAGGTCATGCGCCGCATCCGCGGGATATTTCGCCTGGACCCGCTTCTCGGCGGCGACCTGCGTGCATTGATTCAGGAAGGGGAGGGGAGCGCAGGGAAAGATCACGCGCTGCTGCTTCGCGCGCTCGTCGGGCTCTACGCCGGTCGCGACAGCCGCTATCTGAATTTCTACGGGCCGGCCCGCACGATCAGGACGGTGGCGTATCACGATGCCGTGCTCGGCACGGACACCGAGAAATTGCGAGAGGCGGTGGAAGGCCGCGTGGTGTTCGTCGGCTTTTCCGAGACGCGGCAGCCCGAGCAGCAGGATGCATTCATCTCGGTCTTCTCGCAGCGCAGCGGTCAGAATCTGAGCGGCGTCGAGATCGGCGCTACGGCGTTTGCCAATCTGCTGCACGGCGAGGCGATTCGACCGTTGCCGCTTCCGGCACACTGGCTCGCGGTTGCGTGCTGGGGTATCGTCGTCGGCGCTCTTTGCGTGGCCTTGCGGAGCGTCTCGGCTCTCGCGGCCGCAGTCGTGATCGGGGCGCTGTATGCGGCGGCGGCGCATTATCTCTTTCGATCGCAGGATCTTTGGGTACCGCTCGCCGTGCCGCTCGGAGTGCAGCTGCCCGCCGCGTTGCTCGCCGGCCTCCTGCTCAACTACCGGCTGTTGAGACAGCAACGCGAGCGCATCCAGTCGGCGCTCGGCTACTACGTTCCCGCCAGAGTCGTCGACCGCCTCGCGCACGAGACGATCAGACCGCGGGCCGATCGAGAGCTCGTGTTCGGCACGTGTCTCGTCACGGATGCCGAGCAGTACACGACGCTTTCGGAGGCTCTGCACCCCGCCGAGCTCGGCGAGCTCATGGACGCGTATTACGAGGTGCTGGTGAAAGCCGTCGACCGCCACGGTGGGGTCGTGTCCGACATCGGCGGCGATTCGATGGTTGCGGTGTGGCCGGCATCGCAGAGCGTCGGGACGACGCACGCCGATGCGTGCACCGCGGCAATGGAGATGCTGCAGGCCGTCGACGCGTTCAATCGCAGCCGCGTCCGGCGCGAGCTGCCGACGCGCATCGGGCTCGACTCCGGGCAGCTGCTGCTCGGCAGCATCGGCTCGAGCGGGCGAGGCGAGTTCCGGGCGGTCGGTGACATCGTCAACACGGCCGCCCGGCTGCAAGGGCTGAACCGCTTGCTCGGTACGCGGATACTCCTGTCCGCGACCACCGCCGACGAAACCGCTGATCTCGTGCTCCGCCCGCTCGGGGATTTCCTTTTGCTCGGCAAGCGCTCGCCGGTGTCGGTTCTGGAGCTGCAAGCGGCCGCGGGCGGCGCCGAGCCCCGGCTCGCGGAGCTGAACGAAGCGTTTGCGGCGGCGTTGAAATGCTTTCGAGAGGGGCGTTGGGCGGAGGCGGAAAGCGCTTTCCGTGCGATCCTCGAGCGGTTTCCGGGCGACGGCCCGAGCCGCTTCCTGCTCGAGCAGTGCCGGGCGCTTCGCGTGCGGTATCCGGACGGACCGTGGGACGGCGTCGTGACCGTGAGCGTCAAATAG
- a CDS encoding aconitase X catalytic domain-containing protein translates to MHLTDDEKAMLDGREGKARQKAMQLLVRYAEALGADRFVDVTNVAGVPGQPNLFLRDRFGARGGPDAIFSLFDLDSDEVVDVPRITTHACHLQGGYDPEQWALLGASREAAELSRDGERLAAERGIEILKTCTPYLAGNVPKRGEHCAWMESSAVVYCNSVLGARTNTEGRESTSAAMLTGKIPYCGLHVDACRLGTHRIDVEVEVASVMDWGMLGYFVGDVVQERIPVVTGLSSPPDVIRHKHFGAAAASSGGVEMYHLAGITPDAPTKEAAFGSNRPVDVFRYGAAERRRTYETLNANARDPDVDYVMLGCPHAALEQIREVCHLLDGRRISESCRLWIFTSRSVRRQADEAGYTKVIHDAGGRVLTDTCSAIGRALPPGTKVAALDSAKQVHYLPAMMGIQAWFGSTEDCVRAALTGRWDGVPP, encoded by the coding sequence ATGCACCTCACCGACGACGAGAAAGCCATGCTGGACGGCCGCGAGGGCAAGGCGCGGCAGAAGGCGATGCAGCTTCTCGTCCGCTATGCCGAAGCGCTCGGCGCCGATCGTTTCGTCGACGTGACGAACGTCGCCGGCGTGCCCGGCCAGCCGAACCTGTTCCTCCGCGACCGTTTCGGGGCGCGCGGCGGGCCAGATGCAATCTTCTCGCTGTTCGACCTCGACAGCGACGAGGTCGTCGACGTGCCGAGGATCACGACCCACGCATGCCATCTTCAGGGCGGCTACGACCCCGAGCAGTGGGCGCTGCTCGGCGCGTCGCGGGAAGCGGCCGAGCTCAGCCGGGACGGCGAGCGTCTTGCCGCGGAGCGCGGCATCGAGATCCTGAAGACCTGCACGCCCTATCTCGCCGGCAACGTGCCGAAGCGCGGCGAGCACTGCGCGTGGATGGAATCCTCGGCCGTCGTCTACTGCAACTCCGTGCTCGGCGCACGCACGAATACCGAGGGCCGCGAAAGCACGAGCGCCGCGATGCTGACCGGAAAGATCCCGTACTGCGGCCTGCATGTCGACGCTTGCCGCTTGGGAACTCATCGCATCGACGTCGAGGTCGAGGTTGCGAGCGTCATGGATTGGGGCATGCTCGGGTACTTCGTCGGCGACGTCGTGCAGGAGCGGATCCCGGTCGTCACCGGCCTCTCGTCGCCGCCCGATGTCATCCGACACAAGCACTTCGGGGCCGCAGCCGCCTCATCCGGCGGTGTCGAGATGTACCACCTCGCCGGCATCACGCCCGACGCGCCGACGAAGGAGGCCGCGTTCGGCTCGAACCGGCCGGTGGACGTCTTTCGCTACGGTGCCGCGGAACGTCGCCGCACCTACGAGACGCTGAACGCCAATGCCCGCGACCCGGACGTCGACTACGTGATGCTCGGCTGCCCGCACGCGGCTCTCGAGCAGATCCGCGAGGTCTGCCATCTCCTCGACGGACGGCGAATCAGCGAAAGCTGCCGGCTCTGGATCTTCACGTCGCGTTCAGTGCGCCGGCAGGCGGACGAGGCCGGCTACACGAAGGTGATTCATGACGCCGGCGGTCGGGTCCTGACGGACACCTGCTCCGCGATTGGCCGCGCGCTGCCGCCGGGCACGAAAGTCGCGGCGCTCGATTCCGCGAAGCAAGTGCATTATCTGCCGGCGATGATGGGTATCCAGGCCTGGTTCGGCTCCACCGAGGATTGCGTCCGCGCCGCGCTGACGGGGCGGTGGGATGGAGTGCCGCCGTGA
- a CDS encoding DUF126 domain-containing protein: MSGAGVERDSRELRAVLHGRKVVGGVAEGEALVTRETISGWGGVDPMTGTIIETRHELRGVSFKDKILVFRGAKGSSGWSVVFHTARLAGTAPKAMVFNEMTTKVALGAVVMRAPAVTDLDRDPLDVIETGDWVRVNGDEGTVEVFAKRKEG, encoded by the coding sequence GTGAGCGGCGCAGGAGTCGAGCGAGACTCCCGCGAGCTTCGCGCGGTGCTGCACGGGCGCAAGGTCGTCGGCGGCGTCGCGGAGGGCGAGGCGCTCGTGACGCGCGAGACGATCTCGGGCTGGGGAGGCGTGGATCCGATGACGGGCACGATCATCGAGACGCGTCACGAGCTGCGCGGCGTGAGCTTCAAGGACAAGATCCTCGTGTTTCGGGGCGCGAAAGGCTCCTCGGGCTGGTCGGTCGTGTTCCACACGGCGCGGCTCGCAGGCACGGCGCCGAAAGCAATGGTGTTCAACGAGATGACGACGAAGGTCGCGCTCGGCGCCGTGGTCATGCGCGCGCCCGCGGTCACGGACCTCGACCGCGATCCGCTCGACGTGATCGAGACCGGCGACTGGGTGCGCGTGAACGGCGACGAAGGCACGGTCGAGGTCTTCGCGAAGCGCAAGGAAGGATAA